The stretch of DNA TCGGCTTCTTAGGAAACATGCTGCTCTGTAATTCACTTCCGTTTAATGCAAAACTTTGTACAAATGCAGAACAACTTAAATACTTTACAGTCGCTGACTCAATCAAGCTTTGATCTcttttttctattaaatattttaaacagaatttttaCAAAGTTTACACCTTTTACAATGAATGGGGAgctacagaaatgttccaaaagtctttggaaatatttaaaatccatTAAGCTTCAATCAAATTTAAGAAAATCCTTTACTTGTTCTGCCGGGTTAATATTTAGGAGGATCAAGCTTTATCCAGACAACATAATTAAACATGAAGAGGTCTTCAATGGAGCTCATCTGTTGttgatgtaaaaatatatagctTGATGCTGAAGGCtctgaattgtgtgtgtgtgtgtgtgtgtgagtgtgtgagagagagagagagagagagagagagagagagagagtgagagagagagagagagagattaaattCAGCTGGTGTGCGTGGTGAGATGGCGTAGAAAATCTCCTGCGGTAGTGGTGTGTCCAGGAAACACAGCGTGGCAGAACTCGCACACCTGAGACTGCAGAGTGAACCCCGATACCTGGAGACCTCCAGCTTGACTCAGGATCTCACTGTTTAGAAATGAGGAGGACCATGGCCTCTGGATAAAAGAGAGTACATGTTTAAGGAAGCAATTCATCATTTTCTCCATTTATTCttttcacattatgaaacagcATATATACTGACACCCAGTGGCCAATATTTAGCGTTTAGCGTTCAGGAACTACAAAGCATTTTGATTTTTTCATCTAATTAGTTGcactttttagaaaaaaataatattaggATTAAAGAATATTGTACAAACAAGTAActtcattttcaaataaataaagtgaaaaaaACCCAATCTGGATGTCTTCAAGCTTCATACCAGGAAATACAGGGTGTCTACTTTTAGAAGTGACAAAAATAGTCAGCTTATTCACcagaaggaaaaaaaggaagTTAAAGTCACAGATCTAAAGGTGATTATTATTTACCCGAGCATGTTTTGGTGGCTGGCTACTGTGCCATTTTTCCTCTGCTTGTCTTAACTCCTCCACTATACTGGACTCTGGGGCCTCATTCTGTGTCTGAGATTCCACAGACAGCATTTTATCTTGGTTTTTTAATCTCGTTTCCCCTGGAATTGTGTCAAGCTGTAGACTATACATGGCTCCAGTGACTGGAGATATATCTGTGTTAcctaaaacacaacaaataagGAGAGAGTAGAATTAAGATTCACAAGGTTTTGTAAGAAACAAGATAAGTGCTGGCTACCTTAGAAACCCTATATAGATAAACCTAATATAAACAGGTAACACCTTTACTGTGGATTTTGCCTTTAATTTGGAGAAACAGCATACACACAAATTAATACAGGCACCCCATTTGTAATGAGTAAATTCCATGTTCTT from Hoplias malabaricus isolate fHopMal1 chromosome 5, fHopMal1.hap1, whole genome shotgun sequence encodes:
- the zgc:113184 gene encoding uncharacterized protein zgc:113184 isoform X1, whose product is MMEEAYTALYQEFLRLQALCLKQAAMLQHLTEALRRQQGLTPVSNGELEDLVSIPVQCTDDDHENLNYPHVCAQAAQTQPLTLHTGGNTDISPVTGAMYSLQLDTIPGETRLKNQDKMLSVESQTQNEAPESSIVEELRQAEEKWHSSQPPKHARRPWSSSFLNSEILSQAGGLQVSGFTLQSQVCEFCHAVFPGHTTTAGDFLRHLTTHTS
- the zgc:113184 gene encoding uncharacterized protein zgc:113184 isoform X2 — protein: MMEEAYTALYQEFLRLQALCLKQAAMLQHLTEALRRQQGNTDISPVTGAMYSLQLDTIPGETRLKNQDKMLSVESQTQNEAPESSIVEELRQAEEKWHSSQPPKHARRPWSSSFLNSEILSQAGGLQVSGFTLQSQVCEFCHAVFPGHTTTAGDFLRHLTTHTS